CATGGCGTATGTGCCCTGCATGATGCAGGGTTCTTTGTCCGCGCATGGAGTGCTAAGGCATCGCCGTTCCTTTTGACGGTGGAGCCGCGCCCCGATGATCAGCATCGTGATTCCGACACAGGGCAATGAATCCGAGACGGTCGCCACGCTCTCGGCGCTGGTGCCGGGCTCGGCGGCGGGCATGGTGCGCGACGTCGTGCTGGTCGATCGCGGAGGCGCTGGCGACATCGCGCGCGTCGCCGATGTCGCGGGCTGCCGCTTTCTGAAGTTCGAGGGCTCGCGCGCCGACGCCATCGCGGCGGGCGTCAAGCTCGCGCGAGGCTCCTGGCTGATGTTCCTGCATGCCGGCGCGGTGCTCGAATCCGGCTGGATCGACGAGACCGCGCAGTTCATCGAAAGCGTCGGCGTCAGCGGCCACCGCCGCGCCGCTGTCTTCCGCTACGCGCGTTCGCCCTATGCCGAAGGCGGTGTCACACATGGCCTGCGGCAGATCGCCCGCGCGGTCGCGGGGCCGTCCTCCAATCAGGGACTTTTGATCGCGCGCGATCATTACGACCGGCTCGGCGGTTACGCGCATGGCGCGCGCCACGCGGAATCGAAGTTGCTGTCGAAACTCGGCCGCTCCGGCCGCGCGATCCTGCGCACGCGGATATTCGTGCCGGCTTGAGTTACTTCGCCTGCGCCTTGCCGCGTTTTAAGTGCTCGTCGAGACGCGGCATGATCTCCACAAAGTTGCACGGCTGCGTGCGATAATCGAGCTGATGCGCGAGGATGCCGTCCCAGCCGTCGCGGCAGGCGCCCGGCGATCCCGGCAGCGAGAAGATAAATGTCGTACCCGCCACCCCGGCGGTCGCACGGCTCTGGATCGTGGACGTGCCGATCTTGGCATGGCTGAGCATGTGGAAGGCGATGGAGAATCCATCCATCCGCTTGTCCAACAGCGGCTCGACCGCTTCCGGCGTCACGTCGCGCCCGGTGAAGCCGGTGCCGCCCGTCGTCACCACCACATCGACGCCATCGTCGGCGATCCAGCGCTTCAACTGTGCCTGAATCTTTTCGACGTCATCGGTGACGATCTCGCGCGCGGCGAGACGATGCCCCGCCGCCGTGATGCGGTCGGCCAGAGTCGCGCCCGACTTGTCGTCGGCGAGCGAACGCGAATCCGAGATCGTCAGCACCGCGATGTTCAGCGCGATGAAGGGTTTGGATGAATCGAGGGAGGTCATGATGTTTTATCCGTCATTCCGGACGGTTCGCGACGCGGACCGATCCGGAATCCCGATATGAGGCGTGAGATTCCGGATTCGCTCGCGAATGCTCGCGCTCCGGAATGACACTTACAAGTTCCCCGCGCCGAA
The nucleotide sequence above comes from [Pseudomonas] carboxydohydrogena. Encoded proteins:
- the moaB gene encoding molybdenum cofactor biosynthesis protein B, with the protein product MTSLDSSKPFIALNIAVLTISDSRSLADDKSGATLADRITAAGHRLAAREIVTDDVEKIQAQLKRWIADDGVDVVVTTGGTGFTGRDVTPEAVEPLLDKRMDGFSIAFHMLSHAKIGTSTIQSRATAGVAGTTFIFSLPGSPGACRDGWDGILAHQLDYRTQPCNFVEIMPRLDEHLKRGKAQAK
- a CDS encoding glycosyl transferase yields the protein MISIVIPTQGNESETVATLSALVPGSAAGMVRDVVLVDRGGAGDIARVADVAGCRFLKFEGSRADAIAAGVKLARGSWLMFLHAGAVLESGWIDETAQFIESVGVSGHRRAAVFRYARSPYAEGGVTHGLRQIARAVAGPSSNQGLLIARDHYDRLGGYAHGARHAESKLLSKLGRSGRAILRTRIFVPA